From the Streptococcus sanguinis genome, the window GCAGCATATGGAAAATATCTCGATAAGCCTCCTCATCAAAATGATGTCCCAAATACAAGATTTCAAAGCTTAACCCTTCATATTCCAGAAAGGCATTGGTCGTTCGAAAGCCATTACGCTTATAGAAGTCCATACGTGCTTGACGTTGCTCTAAATTGTCACATTCTTCATCGACACGTTCTACCTCTAGAACCATAGTTTTTTGATAAAACTCTGTCAGTTTATGAATGATTTCTCCCCCATAGCCATGGCTGCGAAGGTGCGGCATAATCGCAAAGAAGCTGACATAGAACATTTTTTCGTTATAAACTGCAAAAGCAAAACCAACAAATTCTTCCTCATTGTAGAAGGCAAAGAAATGAGACCGTTCATCATTGGTATAGCGGAGAAATTCATTAATAGGAACTCTCTCTTCTTCAGGAAAGGCTTCTCGATTTAAGGCCTCCACCTTATCTAAATCAGGAAATTCTGCTGTAATAATTTGACTAGTTAAAGACATTGCTACCTCACTTTGCTTATATTCTAGCAGTTATCAAATGATTTAGCAAACCTTTTAAACTTCTTCTGCTTTTTTAGAAAATTGACTCTGATAAAGGTCATAATAAAATCCTTTATCAGCCAAGAGACTCTCGTGATTGCCTTGCTCGATAATCTGACCATCCTTGAGCACCAAAATCTTATCCGCTTCTTGAATGGTCGACAGTCGGTGAGCAATGACAAAACTGGTCCGCCCCTGCATGAGAGTCTTCATAGCTTTCTGAATCAAGAGCTCCAGCCGTGTATCGACAGATGAGGTCGCTTCATCCAAAATCAGAATCTTAGGATTGGCCAAAAGAGCCCTCGCAATCGTAAGCAACTGCTTCTGCCCCAGCGAGATATTGCTGGATTCTTGATTCATTTCCATATTGTAGCCGCCTGGTAAGGTCCGTATAAAGTGGTCCACATTAGCCGCCTTGGCCGCCTCTACAATTTCTTCATCAGTGGCTTGCAGATTGCCAAAACGAAGATTTTCCTTTATAGTCCCCTCATAAAGCCAGGCATCCTGCAACACCATACCGAACTGTTTACGGTAGTCCTGACGGGACAGATGGCGTATGTCATGCCCATCAACTGTAATCGCGCCTTTGGTTACATCGTAGAAACGCATGAGCAAGTTAATCAACGTAGTCTTACCAGCACCAGTCGGACCGACAATAGCCACCATTTCTCCAGGTTTGACTTCCAGATTGAAATTCCGAATGAGCGGCTTGTCTGCCACATACTGGAAGTCCACATCCTTGAAGCTAACCTGACCTGTCAGATCTTGCTCCAGCTTTTCTGTCCTATCATTGACTTCATCTGCTTCGTCCAGCACTTGGAAAATCCGGTCTAAAGAAGACTTGGCACTCTGCAGCTGACCAGCCAGCTGAGTCAGGTTTTGAATGGGCTGATTAATCTGCCAGACATACTGAACAAAGGCTTGCATATTTCCGACTGTCAATCGCCCTGCAATAACCTGAAGGCCGCCCAGCAGGGCCAACAAGAGGTAGGTCAGATCTGAAATAACATTCAAAACAGGCATCATCAAACCAGAAATAAAGCTGGCTTTAAAACCTACTTTCTGCAGATTTTGCGTAATTTGACGAAAATCCTCCTGGGAGCTTTCTTCTCTGACATAGAGCTTCAAAATATTAAAGCCTGTCAGATTTTCTTGAACAAAGCCATTCATAGCTCCTAGTGCATCTGCCTGCTGTTTAAAGTACGGCTGGGATTTCTTTACGATAAAGCGAGCACTGAGGTAGGTAATCGGAATAGAAATTACCACAATTATCCCCAACTGCAGATTGAGTACTAATACCATTACGATGACCAAGATTAGAGTAAAGACTGCGTTGATAACTTGCAGAAAGGACTGCTGCAAGGCATTGGAAACAGCTTCGACATCGCTGGTAAAACGCCCCAGCAAGTCACCAAACTGATGCTTATCAAAGTAAGAAACGGGAATACGATTAATCTTATGACTAAGTTCATCGCGCAAGTCCCGAATGGTAGCCTGCACTGCATTGGTCATAAAGTAATTAGAATAGTAAGAACCGATTTCATAAAAAATCGCCCGCAGAAAATACAAGACCATGACCCAGCCAACATAGAACACATTAATCTGGGCGCCAGCCACCCCTTTAGCCATATCTAGCAGATTATTTGTCAGTTCAGTAATGGCTAGACCTAAGACAAAGGGCTCGACGACACTCATAACGACACTGAGGATTTTGAGGAAAATCGCAAAGGCGACTGCAAATTTATAAACTTTTAGGTAGCTCCACAGACGAGCAAAACTTGACGTGTTTTTCATGTCAGTCTCCTTTCTATTCCTCTGTCAAAGCTTGATTCTTCAGCTGCGAATCCGCAATTTCACGATAGATATCATTAGTTTCCATCAGCTCTTCATGCTTCCCGCGTCCAACGATTTCACCCTGATCCAGAACGATAATTTGGTCAGCGTCTATGATGGTTCCCACACGTTGGGCTACAATCAGCACCGTTGCCTGACCTGTCACTTCCTTGAGGCGACGACGAAGCACCGCATCTGTCTTATAGTCCAGAGCAGAAAAAGAGTCGTCGAAGATATAAATATCCGGCTTTTTGACCACCGCGCGGGCGATAGAAAGCCGCTGCTTCTGCCCACCGGATAGATTGCTGCCTCCCTCAGCCAGATGAGTCTCAAAACGCTCTTCCCGGCTCTCGATAAAGTCCTTGGCTTGAGCAACCTCAGCCGCCTGACTCAGCTCTTCCTGACTAGCCTCTTCCTTTCCATAGCGCAGGTTTTCTGCGATAGTTCCAGTAAATAGCAGAGCCTTCTGCGGAATAAAGCCAATCTTCTGACGTAGAGCTTTCAGATTGTACTCACGGACGTCCACACCGTCCACTAAAATCTTACCAAGTGTTACATCGTAAAAGCGCGGAATCAGCTGCACCAGTGTAGACTTACCAGAACCAGTAGAGCCGATAAAGGCGATAGTCTCACCTGGCTTGGCCTTGAAGGAAATATTATGCAGTACAGGACTCTCTGTCTCACCTGGATAAGCGAAGGTTACATTGTCAAACTCCAGATAACCCTTCGTCTCTGTCTCGGTTACACCATCTTCGTTAGGATTGATTGAGATTGGCATGTCCATGACTTCCTTAAGCCGTTGACTCGATACCGCCGTCCGTGGATACATGGTAAAGAGATTGGCCAAGAAGAGGAAGGATAGCAGGGCGTGAAAGCTGTATTCGATAAAGGCAACGAGATTTCCGATTTCAAGACTGCCGTCCCGCAAAGGATCTAGGGCAAACCAGACAATAGCCACAATCATCGCAATAATAATCTGCACAAAGAGTGGCTCTGTCAGACCAGTCAGCTTAAAGAGCTTATTGGAGTTTTGCGCATAGACCTCATTTTCATCGGCAAAACCCTTCTCTTGAAATTCCTCCCGCGCAAAAGCTCGAATAACGCGCAGACCAGTCAGATTTTCCCTCACATACTGATTAATCTTATCAAGGGTCTTCTGCTGCTTTTCAGACAGGGGCTTGGTTTTAACCGCCACATAAATGACTACGACAGCCAAGAAAGGCACTGAAACAGCTACAATCCAGGCCAAAGACGGACTAGTCAGAAAAATCATGAGAATACTGGACAGCATCATCATGGGAGTAATGACACCCATTTTCAGGGTTTGCTCCGCAAACTGCATAAGTACAAAAGCATCCGAGGTCAAGCGCGTGACCAAAGAAGACACACCGATTTGCTCATACTCATGATGAGAATACTCTTGCAGCTTGGCATAGAGATCATTGCGCATGTCCTGCACCATGGTCGTCGTTAGCTTCCCAGCCGCATAAGCCAGAACGATTCGCCCCAGCACTCCTAAGATAATAACGCCAAACATCACCCAAGCCCAGAAAAAGAGCCGGTCTGTCTGCTTAGGATTGATTCCCTCATCAATCATGCGAGCCAGCACCGTTGGCAACCCTAGATTGACAATCACAAAAAAGATTGCCGCTACAAAATCCAAGACCAGCCACTTAGGATATCTCTTCAAATAAGACCAAATGTATAACATAATTCCTCCTTCACCATCTATTCAAAAATAACTCACTCTAAAGGACTCAGTGCTTTGAAAACACAGAAAAGAGCGCGCAAATGCACGCTTTAATACAAATATTATAACAAAAATATGAAGGAGGGTAAAGGTCATTTCAGACTTTTTTCCGCTTATTATCAGCCTCATAAATGACTGTCAGCAGTAAACTGCCTGAAAGCAGACTAGCAACTGTTTTAATTGCTTGACTTATATAGAAAAACAAACCTAGTTTTCACTAGGTTCGTCATTTCTTATCTGCAAGAAGGTCTGAATTTAAGAGTAATTCAAGCTCTGCCCTAACATTTCAGACTTGCAACTTTGCAAACCATTTGACAGCTCAAACCAATCACTTCTGGTTTTCAAAGATTGATGTTCTGAAATCTTTAGTCTGATCAAGGTAAGCTTTGAAGACTGCTTTTTTAAGCTTGTGGACAGCACTGTCATGTTCTGGTTTATAGCCACTCCAAGAATACCAATTATCATTTGCATCTTTGAGTACGGCTTCATCCATCAAGGCTTGCAACTCTCCAACAGTACTTATAGTCTTGGTAGCATAACTTGTCCATGGTTGTCTTGTATCATCAAATGTGACTTTGTTCAGGCTGTCGAACTTGTTCTTACGTTCTTCATACATAGCCTTCTTAAACTCAGTCCAATTATTAAACTGACCATTGAAGACCTTGCGTAAAACTAAGTCGTCTGTTACCAGACCTCTGGTCTTACCATAGATACTGATTGTTTTCCCGTTTTGCTTAGCATCATCTTCATACTGATTAGAGATATAAGGGACCATACCATCTTTGAAGCCTTTGGCTGCCAGAAGTTCATAAGCCATACGCCGTCCCATAAGATCTCCAGGCGTTCCTTTTTCACTGCTTAAAGCAGAATAAATCGGAGAGAAGAGTTTAATCGTATGGTAGCCATTTCTTTCTACGTCGCCGTTTTTGTACTCACGAGCTGAAAGAATGTCATTTTCAATGAGACTGTCGAATGAGTTTAATTTTTGCGCATCCGCCATTGTAATATTTTTTATCACATTCGTTGCGTAAACATCATTTCCATCAGCATCTCGAACATATTTATTCTCGACTTTTCTCAGAGCGTTCACTTTCTGCACATCGGACAGATGGTTCACGATTGACATCCCTTCTAGGTACTCCAACATATAAATGACATCAAACATGTTATGGACATAGTTTTTCAAATCATCCGCATCTCTGAAACGTTTAGTTGGATCAAGGACTTGCAAACGAGATTTTTCAGTCGCATCATTCTTGTCATATTTGAGAATTGAGTTGACCGTGATTGTCGCATCATCCGGATGATCCGGTGCTTGCAACAAGCCCTTAGCGAAGAATTCTGGACCAAGTCCGCTTCTTCTTCCATATCCGCCTAAATAGATCTCATTATCAGAATCATGCGTCATTTCATGGGTATAGGTAATAGCTCCGTCCTTGTCCAGCATCCGATAGCCCATGTAGTAAACACTGTCCCCAGTAGCGTAAGCTCCGTGCTTATTGTGTACGACCTTGTTTCCAACCGGCCCAAAGAAATACTTCATAGCTGGATTAGAACTGTCAAATTGTGCCTCCACTGTAGCCTTGTCGACAGTT encodes:
- a CDS encoding GNAT family N-acetyltransferase; amino-acid sequence: MSLTSQIITAEFPDLDKVEALNREAFPEEERVPINEFLRYTNDERSHFFAFYNEEEFVGFAFAVYNEKMFYVSFFAIMPHLRSHGYGGEIIHKLTEFYQKTMVLEVERVDEECDNLEQRQARMDFYKRNGFRTTNAFLEYEGLSFEILYLGHHFDEEAYRDIFHMLQEKNFFEFEIKYRRFSDV
- a CDS encoding ABC transporter ATP-binding protein translates to MKNTSSFARLWSYLKVYKFAVAFAIFLKILSVVMSVVEPFVLGLAITELTNNLLDMAKGVAGAQINVFYVGWVMVLYFLRAIFYEIGSYYSNYFMTNAVQATIRDLRDELSHKINRIPVSYFDKHQFGDLLGRFTSDVEAVSNALQQSFLQVINAVFTLILVIVMVLVLNLQLGIIVVISIPITYLSARFIVKKSQPYFKQQADALGAMNGFVQENLTGFNILKLYVREESSQEDFRQITQNLQKVGFKASFISGLMMPVLNVISDLTYLLLALLGGLQVIAGRLTVGNMQAFVQYVWQINQPIQNLTQLAGQLQSAKSSLDRIFQVLDEADEVNDRTEKLEQDLTGQVSFKDVDFQYVADKPLIRNFNLEVKPGEMVAIVGPTGAGKTTLINLLMRFYDVTKGAITVDGHDIRHLSRQDYRKQFGMVLQDAWLYEGTIKENLRFGNLQATDEEIVEAAKAANVDHFIRTLPGGYNMEMNQESSNISLGQKQLLTIARALLANPKILILDEATSSVDTRLELLIQKAMKTLMQGRTSFVIAHRLSTIQEADKILVLKDGQIIEQGNHESLLADKGFYYDLYQSQFSKKAEEV
- a CDS encoding ABC transporter ATP-binding protein — its product is MLYIWSYLKRYPKWLVLDFVAAIFFVIVNLGLPTVLARMIDEGINPKQTDRLFFWAWVMFGVIILGVLGRIVLAYAAGKLTTTMVQDMRNDLYAKLQEYSHHEYEQIGVSSLVTRLTSDAFVLMQFAEQTLKMGVITPMMMLSSILMIFLTSPSLAWIVAVSVPFLAVVVIYVAVKTKPLSEKQQKTLDKINQYVRENLTGLRVIRAFAREEFQEKGFADENEVYAQNSNKLFKLTGLTEPLFVQIIIAMIVAIVWFALDPLRDGSLEIGNLVAFIEYSFHALLSFLFLANLFTMYPRTAVSSQRLKEVMDMPISINPNEDGVTETETKGYLEFDNVTFAYPGETESPVLHNISFKAKPGETIAFIGSTGSGKSTLVQLIPRFYDVTLGKILVDGVDVREYNLKALRQKIGFIPQKALLFTGTIAENLRYGKEEASQEELSQAAEVAQAKDFIESREERFETHLAEGGSNLSGGQKQRLSIARAVVKKPDIYIFDDSFSALDYKTDAVLRRRLKEVTGQATVLIVAQRVGTIIDADQIIVLDQGEIVGRGKHEELMETNDIYREIADSQLKNQALTEE